A genome region from Populus alba chromosome 5, ASM523922v2, whole genome shotgun sequence includes the following:
- the LOC118051514 gene encoding LOW QUALITY PROTEIN: pentatricopeptide repeat-containing protein At1g74630-like (The sequence of the model RefSeq protein was modified relative to this genomic sequence to represent the inferred CDS: deleted 1 base in 1 codon), producing the protein MSKTEPLCLSLLNICKSLTTFKQIHANVLKLGLESDPFIAGKLLHHCAISLSDSLHYACRLFRYTPNPDVFMNNTLIRGLYESDRPQDSLLKFIEMRRNSLSHPDSFSFAFIVKAAANLRSVRVGIQLHCQALVHGLDTHLFVGTTLISMYGECGFVGFARKVFDEMPEPNAIAWNAMVTACCRVGDMKGGRELFDLMPVRNLMSWNVMLAGYTKAGELELAREMFLEMPMKDDVSWSTMIVGFAHNGYFEEAFSFFRELQRKGMRPNETSLTGVLSACAQAGALEFGKILHGFIEKSGLAWIVSVNNALLDTYSKCGNVHMAQLVFERIMNERNIVSWTSMMAALAMHGHGEEAIGIFHKMEESGIRPDEIAFISLLYACSHAGLVEQGCEYFYKMKGMYDIEPSIEHYGCMVDLYGRAGQLQKAYEFVCQMPIPCTAIIWRTLLGACSMHGDVKLAEQVKERLSELDPNNSSDHVLLSNAYAVAGKWKDAASVRRSMTEQRITKTPGWSMIEVDKIMYTFLAGTKQCKITEEAYKKLKEIIRRLRVEGGYVPEIGRVLHDIEEEEKEGSVSVHSEKLAVAFGIARLCKGRTIRIVKNLRICRDCHAVMKLISQIYKVEIVVRDRSRFHSFKDGYCSCRDYW; encoded by the exons ATGAGCAAGACAGAACCTCTCTGTCTGTCtttgttgaatatttgcaaGAGCCTGACAACTTTCAAACAAATCCACGCCAATGTTCTCAAACTCGGCCTTGAATCTGACCCTTTCATCGCAGGAAAGCTACTGCACCATTGTGCGATTTCGCTCTCTGATTCTCTG CACTATGCTTGCCGCCTCTTTCGCTACACTCCAAACCCAGATGTTTTCATGAACAACACTCTCATTAGAGGACTTTATGAGTCAGATAGACCCCAGGATTCACTTCTTAAGTTCATTGAAATGAGGAGGAACTCTTTATCTCATCCTGACAGTTTCTCTTTCGCTTTTATTGTCAAAGCGGCGGCGAATTTGAGGTCTGTGAGAGTTGGAATCCAGTTGCATTGTCAAGCATTGGTTCATGGGCTTGATACCCATCTTTTTGTTGGGACGACTTTGATTAGTATGTATGGGGAATGCGGGTTTGTTGGGTTTGCGAGGAAGGTATTTGATGAAATGCCTGAGCCAAATGCGATTGCCTGGAATGCGATGGTCACTGCGTGTTGTAGGGTTGGTGATATGAAGGGTGGAAGAGAATTGTTTGACTTGATGCCTGTTAGGAACTTGATGTCGTGGAATGTTATGCTTGCTGGGTACACGAAAGCTGGGGAGCTGGAACTGGCAAGGGAGATGTTTTTGGAGATGCCAATGAAGGATGATGTCTCGTGGAGTACCATGATTGTTGGTTTTGCTCATAATGGGTATTTTGAAGaggcttttagttttttcagaGAGCTGCAGAGGAAGGGGATGAGGCCGAATGAGACAAGCTTAACTGGAGTGCTTTCAGCTTGTGCACAGGCAGGTGCACTTGAGTTTGGCAAAATATTACATGGCTTTATTGAGAAATCTGGGTTGGCTTGGATTGTATCAGTTAACAATGCATTATTGGATACTTATTCCAAGTGTGGGAATGTTCATATGGCTCAACTAGTTTTCGAGCGAATAATGAATGAAAGAAACATTGTTTCTTGGACTTCGATGATGGCTGCGCTCGCAATGCATGGTCATGGAGAAGAAGCAATAGGGATCTTTCATAAGATGGAAGAGTCTGGAATTAGACCTGATGAGATTGcctttatttcacttttatatGCTTGTAGTCATGCTGGATTGGTCGAACAAGGatgtgaatatttttataagatgaAAGGTATGTACGATATAGAACCATCTATTGAGCATTATGGTTGCATGGTTGATCTATATGGTCGGGCTGGTCAACTTCAGAAGGCCTATGAATTTGTTTGTCAAATGCCAATTCCATGTACTGCAATTATTTGGCGGACACTTCTTGGGGCTTGCAGCATGCATGGTGATGTTAAGTTGGCGGAACAAGTGAAAGAAAGACTTTCAGAGCTAGACCCCAACAACTCTAGTGACcatgttctgctgtcaaatgcATATGCAGTTGCAGGGAAATGGAAGGATGCAGCTTCTGTGAGAAGATCAATGACTGAACAGAGAATCACCAAAACTCCTGGTTGGAGCATGATTGAGGTTGACAAAATCATGTATACTTTCTTGGCAGGCACAAAACAATGTAAGATTACAGAAGAGGCTTACAAGAAGCTAAAGGAGATTATAAGGAGGCTTAGGGTTGAAGGGGGTTATGTTCCAGAGATTGGAAGGGTTTTACATGacatagaagaggaagaaaaggaaggtTCAGTGTCAGTGCATAGCGAGAAGCTTGCTGTAGCTTTTGGTATTGCAAGGTTGTGCAAGGGGAGGACTATAAGAATAGTTAAGAATTTGAGGATTTGCAGGGACTGTCATGCAGTGATGAAGCTTATTTCTCAGATTTATAAAGTGGAGATCGTGGTGAGAGATAGAAGCCGCTTTCACTCTTTCAAGGATGGTTATTGTTCATGCAGAGATTACTGGTAA
- the LOC118051483 gene encoding scopoletin glucosyltransferase, which produces MGSTSTSSPPHVVIFPFMAQGHTLPLLDLSKALASRGTRVTIITTPANAPFILSKNSTHPTISLSIIPFPEVEELPEGCENVNRLPSPDLFVPFINATKLLQQPFEDVLKELCDSDSTIPICVISDMFLPWTVDSCCLFDIPRIVFSGMGVLPTVIERNVSLHVPCISSLLHSEPINLPSVPFPLNKTDFPDHFAWRGDEKHPMLPIISEIEQAEHNSWGYVVNSFEELEGDHVAAFENHIETKAWLVGPLLLHDQSKQDLMNSGSKDVDQKQFSPYIKWLDQKMEGVGPGNVIYVAFGSQSYMTDSQMEEIALGLEMAGQPFIWVVRSRTWVPPVGWEDRVKERGLAIRDWVDQRGILEHPAIGGFLTHCGWNSVLEGLSMGVPLLAWPMGAEQGLNARYTAMGLKAGLMVLQERDAKDDPMTVQRNVICDSVKELMRGDQGKKARERAQELGRKARQAVEKGGSSDKKLDELIECLTLKTRIQGRPADPKG; this is translated from the coding sequence ATGGGCAGCACCAGTACTTCTTCACCACCCCATGTAGTGATTTTCCCATTCATGGCTCAAGGTCACACTCTTCCATTACTAGACTTGTCCAAGGCATTAGCCAGCCGTGGCACAAGAGTAACCATCATCACCACCCCAGCAAATGCTCCATTTATTCTTTCCAAAAACTCGACCCACCCAACAATCTCTTTGTCCATAATCCCTTTTCCAGAAGTTGAAGAATTACCAGAAGGTTGTGAAAATGTTAACCGTCTCCCTTCTCCGGATCTCTTTGTCCCTTTTATAAATGCCACCAAACTACTCCAACAGCCTTTTGAAGATGTCCTTAAAGAGTTGTGTGATTCTGATAGCACTATTCCAATTTGTGTTATCTCTGACATGTTTTTGCCTTGGACAGTTGATTCATGTTGCCTGTTCGATATTCCTAGGATTGTCTTTAGTGGGATGGGTGTGTTGCCTACGGTAATTGAAAGAAATGTCTCGTTGCATGTTCCATGCATTTCTAGTTTGCTCCACTCTGAGCCTATAAATTTGCCATCAGTTCCATTTCCATTAAACAAAACTGACTTCCCTGATCACTTTGCTTGGCGTGGTGATGAAAAGCATCCAATGCTGCCAATTATTTCAGAGATCGAACAGGCAGAGCATAATAGTTGGGGTTACGTAGTTAACAGTTTTGAAGAGCTTGAAGGGGACCATGTTGCTGCCTTTGAAAATCACATAGAGACCAAAGCATGGCTTGTGGGTCCACTTCTGCTTCATGATCAAAGCAAACAagatttgatgaattcagggtCCAAAGACGTTGATCAAAAGCAATTTAGTCCGTACATCAAGTGGCTGGACCAGAAAATGGAAGGAGTGGGTCCAGGTAATGTGATCTATGTGGCATTCGGTTCACAATCATATATGACAGATTCACAAATGGAGGAGATTGCTCTTGGGTTGGAGATGGCAGGACAGCCGTTCATTTGGGTGGTCAGATCAAGAACATGGGTCCCACCAGTCGGGTGGGAAGACAGGGTCAAGGAGAGAGGGTTGGCCATACGTGATTGGGTAGACCAGAGGGGTATACTAGAACACCCAGCAATTGGTGGGTTTCTGACTCATTGTGGATGGAATTCAGTGTTGGAGGGCTTGTCAATGGGTGTGCCACTGTTGGCTTGGCCTATGGGAGCAGAGCAAGGATTGAACGCTAGGTATACGGCAATGGGGCTAAAAGCAGGGCTCATGGTCCTTCAAGAACGTGATGCAAAAGATGACCCTATGACCGTTCAACGTAATGTGATTTGTGATTCAGTGAAGGAGTTGATGAGAGGTGACCAAGGGAAGAAGGCTAGGGAAAGGGCACAGGAGTTGGGGAGAAAGGCAAGGCAGGCTGTGGAAAAAGGTGGATCGTCTGATAAGAAATTGGATGAACTAATTGAATGCCTGACTCTAAAGACAAGAATTCAAGGACGACCAGCTGATCCAAAAGGTTAA